A window of the Enterobacteriaceae bacterium 4M9 genome harbors these coding sequences:
- the ppx gene encoding exopolyphosphatase yields the protein MPINQHSPRPQEFAAVDLGSNSFHMVIARVVDGAMQIIGRLKQRVHLADGLDADNRLSEEAMERGLACLALFAERLQGFNASSVCIVGTHSLRLAINAQEFLQRAEQVIPYPIEIISGNEEARLIFMGVEHTQPERGSKLVIDIGGGSTELVIGENFEPRLVESRRMGCVSFGQNFFPNGTISIENFRRARLAAVQKLENLAWQFRIQGWNVALGASGTIKAAHEILLEMGEKDGMITPERLDKLCEAVLSYKTFAALSLPGLSEERKAVFVPGLAILCGVFDSLGIKELRLSDGALREGVLYEMEGRFRHQDVRIRTAKSLATRYDIDADQAQRVLETTLNMYEQWQARHPKCVNVQMMALLKWAAMLHEVGLSINHSALHRHSAYILQHSDLPGFTQEQQLMMATLVRFHRKGVKLDDIPRFTLFRKKEFIPLIKLLRLGVLLNNQRQATTTPPTLVLEAEDNHWTLRFPHDWFSQNALVLLDLEREQKYWEAVSGWKLKIEEEENGHEAVA from the coding sequence ATGCCGATTAACCAACACTCTCCGCGACCGCAGGAATTTGCTGCGGTCGACCTCGGCTCAAACAGCTTTCACATGGTCATTGCCCGTGTGGTTGACGGCGCTATGCAAATCATTGGCCGTCTTAAACAGCGCGTACATCTGGCCGATGGGCTGGATGCCGATAACCGCCTCAGTGAAGAAGCGATGGAACGAGGCCTGGCCTGCCTTGCGCTGTTTGCCGAAAGGTTGCAAGGGTTTAATGCTTCCAGCGTCTGTATTGTGGGCACTCACTCGCTGCGCCTGGCGATTAACGCACAGGAGTTTTTGCAGCGGGCTGAACAGGTCATTCCTTATCCGATTGAAATTATCTCCGGTAACGAAGAAGCGCGCCTGATTTTTATGGGGGTTGAACACACCCAGCCGGAGCGCGGCAGCAAACTGGTGATTGATATCGGCGGTGGCTCTACCGAACTGGTTATTGGTGAGAATTTTGAGCCACGGCTGGTCGAAAGCCGTCGCATGGGTTGCGTGAGCTTTGGGCAGAATTTCTTCCCCAATGGCACCATCAGCATTGAAAACTTCCGCCGCGCGCGGCTTGCCGCCGTCCAGAAGCTGGAAAATCTGGCCTGGCAGTTTCGTATTCAGGGTTGGAATGTCGCGCTGGGAGCCTCCGGCACCATTAAAGCCGCGCACGAAATTTTGCTGGAGATGGGCGAGAAGGACGGCATGATCACGCCTGAGCGCCTGGATAAGCTGTGTGAAGCCGTGCTGTCATACAAAACCTTTGCGGCGCTGAGCCTGCCGGGGCTTTCTGAAGAGCGCAAAGCGGTTTTTGTGCCGGGTCTGGCAATTCTGTGTGGCGTGTTTGACTCGTTGGGCATTAAGGAGCTGCGCCTTTCTGATGGCGCGCTACGTGAAGGCGTGCTGTATGAAATGGAAGGCCGCTTTCGCCACCAGGATGTGCGTATCCGTACCGCTAAAAGCCTCGCCACCCGCTACGACATTGACGCCGATCAGGCGCAGCGTGTGCTGGAAACCACGCTGAATATGTACGAGCAATGGCAGGCGCGCCACCCTAAATGCGTTAACGTGCAGATGATGGCACTACTTAAGTGGGCCGCCATGCTGCACGAAGTGGGCCTGAGCATTAACCACAGCGCCCTGCATCGCCATTCGGCCTATATCCTCCAGCACAGTGACCTGCCAGGCTTTACTCAGGAACAGCAGCTGATGATGGCAACGCTGGTGCGCTTTCACCGTAAAGGCGTCAAGCTTGACGATATTCCGCGCTTTACGCTGTTTCGTAAAAAGGAATTTATTCCGCTGATTAAGTTGCTGCGCCTGGGCGTATTACTGAATAACCAGCGCCAGGCGACAACCACACCGCCAACACTGGTACTGGAAGCCGAAGATAATCACTGGACGCTACGTTTCCCGCACGACTGGTTCAGCCAGAACGCGCTGGTACTGCTTGATCTTGAGCGTGAGCAGAAATACTGGGAGGCGGTCAGCGGCTGGAAACTTAAAATTGAAGAAGAGGAAAACGGCCACGAGGCCGTTGCCTGA